In Alcaligenes faecalis, the sequence CGGGCGTAAGGACCGTAGGAGCAACGGCACAGCGGAATCTGGTTAATGATGGCCGAGCCGTCAACCAGCCAGCCGATCATGCCGATGTCGGCCCAGTTCAGTGTGGGGTAATTAAAAATACTGGAGTACTTGGCTTTGCCCGACAGCAGGTCGTCGACCAGCTTGTCACGGCCTACGCCCAGGGTTTCGGCAGCGCTGTACAGGTACAGACCGTGACCGGCCTCGTCCTGCACCTTGGCCATCAAGATGGCTTTGCGCTTGAGCGAAGGGGCGCGGGTAATCCAGTTGCCTTCAGGCAGCATCCCGACAACCTCGGAGTGCGCGTGCTGAGAAATCTGGCGCACCAAGGTTTTGCGATAGGCTTCGGGCATCCAGTCCCTGGCTTCGATGCGGACACCCTCATCGATGCGCTCTTGAAACCGACGCTCTTCGTCGGACATCTGCTCGATATCCTGGACCTGCTTGACGCCTGTCTCTACAAGTTGTGCATACATGACCATCCCCGGTAAGAGTGCTGAAAGCGCCCAAACAAATTTTGTTTCGACGCAAACCATATACACTTCATTATTTAATACGAAAAATGTGATGTCAATCGTAAATCCGTATCATATGACCCCAGAACAGATACTTTAAGGGTAAATACTTAGACGTAAAAAAACCGAGGAGCGACAAATCGCTATCCTCGGTTTTGATCCTGCCAATGCGCCCCCACGTAAAGCATGCAGCCCGATCACGGAGCTTGCCGGGGCCAGCGCAACACCCGCTTGGCCTGCCCTTCCCGTTTACAGACGGATAAAGTGCTCGCGGTAGTGCTTCAGCTCGTCAATGGACTCGTAAATATCGGCCAGGGCCTCGTGGCGGCTTTGCTTGACGAAACTTTTAACCACTTCAGGCTTCCAACGCAAAGCCAGCTCCTTGAGCGTGCTGACATCCAGATTGCGGTAGTGGAAGAAAGCTTCCAGGCGGGGCATGTAGCGGTACATGAAACGGCGGTCCTGGCTGATGGTGTTGCCACACAGGGGCGACTTGCCAGCCGGTACGTGCTCTTTCAGGAACTCCAGCAACTGGTCCTCGGCCTGCGCTTCAGTCAAGGTGGAAGCTTTGACCTTGTCGATCAGGCCGCTGCGGCCATGCGTCCCCTTGTTCCAGGCGTCCATGCCATCCAGCAGTTTATTGCTTTGATGAACCACCAAAACCGGGCCTTCAGCCACCAGGGTCAAGTCTGCTTCTGTTACCACGACCGCAACTTCGATGATGCGCTCTTTGTCCGGATCCAGTCCTGTCATCTCCATATCGAGCCAGACCAGACGCTGTGTATGAACCGCCATATAATCATTCCTCAAAACGCCCATTTTACATATAGCCGCCTACATGCTGACTTTGTTGTTCATTATCTTTCTGCTTGCAGACGTTTTGCTGCGCTTTTATTTAGGCTTGCGGCAGATCCGGCACGTTTACCGCCATCAGAACGAGGTGCCTGCCGAGTTTTCCGAACGCATTGGCCTGCATAGCCATCAACGTGCTGCACGCTACACCATCGCACGCACCCGGCTGGGTTTGAGCGAGCGTCTGGTGGAAGCTCTGGTGCTGCTGGGCTTTACGCTGCTGGGCGGTCTGCAATGGCTGGATGTCACGTTGGGCAACTGGATCAGCCATGAACTGCTGCGTCAGCTGACCCTGATTGGCGCGGTCCTGGCGATTATGGGGGTCGTCGGCCTGCCTTTTGCCTGGTATCGCAAATTTGTACTGGAAGCGCGCTTTGGCTTTAACCGCATGAAGCCTGCGCTGTTCTTTGCCGACACCGCCAAAACTCTGGTCATCGTCCTGATTCTGGGCACCCCCTTGTGTGCTGCCCTGCTCAGCCTGATGGATTGGGCCGGCCCCTCCTGGCCCTGGTACGGCTGGGGCCTGTGGCTGGTTTTCAATCTGCTGGTGCTGTGGCTGTACCCACGCGTTATCGCCCCCATTTTCAATACTTTCAAACCGCTGGAAGATGCCAGCCTGCGCGAGCGCATCAATGCCCTGGCACAGCGTTGCGGCTTTCAGACCAATGGCTTGTATGTGATGGATGGCTCGCGCCGCTCCGCCCATGGCAATGCGTACTTCACCGGCCTGGGTCGCCAAAAACGCATCGTGTTTTTTGATACCTTGCTGAACAAGCTGCAGCCCGAGGAAGTGGAAGCCGTGCTGGCGCATGAGCTGGGCCACTTCAAGCATCGCCATATACAGCGCCGTCTGTTGATCAGCGTGGTCACGTCCCTGATCTTTTTCCTGCTGGCAGGCTGGGCCTGGGGCAAGGTAGGCTTTTATACCGGACTGGGTGTGATTCCCCAGTTAGGTCGCCCCAACGACGCCCTGGCCCTGATCCTGTTCTTTATGGTGGTGCCCACCTTCACCTTCTGGATGGGCCCCTTGAGCGCCCTGCTCTCGCGCCGCGACGAATATCAGGCCGACAGCTTTGCTGCCCAGCACAGCCAGGCCCAGGACTTGATCAGCGCCTTGCTCAAGCTCTATAACGACAATGCCGCAACCCTGACACCCGACCCTATGCATTCTGCCTTTTACGATAGCCACCCCAACGCGATTGATCGCATTCGACACCTGAAAAGCCTGGCATGACATCTAAATACATTAGCGGTCTGGTGACCGCCGCCCACGGTCGCCACTACTTTGTCGAGCTGCCGAATGGCGAAACGATCAAGTGCTTTCCACGTGGAAAAAAAGCCGGGATTGCCGTTGGCGATCAAGTCGATGTGCTGATGCAGGCTAAAGGGGAAGGCTCTATTGAGGCGGTGCAGGAACGGCGCAATCTGCTGTATCGCTCTGACGATTTCCGCACCAAGCAGTTTGCCGCCAATATTGATCAGCTTCTGATTGTGGTGGCACCGGAACCCGTGTATTCCGAAGACCTGCTGGGACGCGCCCTGGTCGCAGCCTGGAGTGTGGATATTGAGCCTGTGATTATTCTGAACAAGGCCGATCTGGGCACTCACCTGGAACGTGCGCGCGCCAAGCTGGCCCCTATCGCGGCTCTGGGTGTGCCTATTCTGGAAATGGTGGCGCTGGAGCCAGAACAAACACGGGAAGCCCTGGCTCCCTGGCTGGCGAATAAACGCACCTTGCTGCTAGGGCAAAGCGGCATGGGCAAATCCACCCTGCTCAATGCTCTGGTCCCGGATGCAGGCGCACTGACCCAGGAATACTCGCAAGCCTTGGGCGCTGGCCGACACACAACCACCAGCACCCGCCTGTATCACCTGCCCAATAGTGGCGACCTGATCGACAGCCCCGGCTTCCAGGCCTTTGGCCTGTCGCACATGACACAGGAAGATATTGCGCACGGCTTCCCCGATTTTCGAAAGGCCGTGGAATCCTGCCGCTTTTACAACTGCACCCACCGACATGAGCCGGGCTGTGGGGTGCTGGCGGCCATCGAAGCAGGCAGCATTCACCCTGAGCGTCACGCGCTGTACCAGCGCTTGCTGGCCGAGCACGAAAACAAACCACGTTATTAAGGGAATCAGGGGCGAGGCAAGACGCCCCTTTTTCATGAAGGCGGGATACGCTGCCAGAGCGCCCGCCTGTCAGACCTGATTACAGGCCTTTGGCACGCGTATCCCCACCGGCAGACAACTGCACCCAGGCAGCCGACAAGTGGTGGTAAAGATTACGGATCAAAACCGCTGTGGCACCCCAGATAAAGTACGGGCCCCAAGGGATAGAAAAGTAGTAACGCCCTGCCCCGTCCGGCAAATCGGCGTGATGCAGCTGATGGCACTGCGGGTCCAGCAGGACCGACAAGGGCACTTCAAAGACCTCGGCCACTTCAGAGCTATCGGGCAGCACCTGAAAACCCTCTTGCAGCTCGCCAATAATGGGGCGCATCGCAAACTGGGTGCTGGTGACAAAAATAGGATGCTGGCCCAGATAGCGCACAAAGCGCGGCTCGATGCCGATCTCTTCCTGGGTTTCACGCAAGGCGGCCTCTACCGGCCCCAGATCCGAGGCTTCAATACGTCCACCGGGAAAACTGATCTGCCCCGCATGGTTGTGCAGGTGCATGGCCCGACGCGTGAAAATGACGGTAGGCCCCTCGGGGCGCTGCATCACGCCAATACAGACGGCGGAGCGCACATTCATGGAACCGGGCAAGAACTCTGGATAAAAGGAGCTGCGAAATAAAGGCTCGACCTGCCACTGTATGGGCTGGGCGAAGGCACTACGCAGAAAATCCAGTTGCTGGGCCTGGGCAGGCAATTCAGGCAAAGGGTCTAATGCAACCAGGGGCTGGCTGCGAGGGTCGAATCCAGGAACGATAACGGGCCTGATACGAGGCTTATCCATAAGAACTGGTATGTGATCCCACATAAAAACAAAGGCACCCGCCTGGGTGCCTTTGCATCGTTGTTCGCTTGGGAATTAGTTACCCGAACGACGAACGAGTTTTTCTTTGATGCGAGCGGCTTTACCCGAGCGATCACGCAGATAGTACAGTTTAGCACGACGTACAGCGCCACGACGCTTGACTTCGATGCTGGCAATCTGAGGGGAATACAGCTGGAATGTACGCTCAACGGCTTCGCCGGAAGAAATCTTGCGAACGATGAAAGAAGAGTTCAGACCACGATTGCGACGGCCGATAACCACGCCTTCGTAAGCCTGGACACGCTTACGCGTACCTTCAACCACGTTTACGTTCACAACAACAGTGTCACCAGGACCGAACTCGGGAGGCAGCTTGCCACCGGTCAGGCGCTGGATTTCTTCTTGCTCAAGAATAGCGATCAAATCCACGATTAACTCCAAAACCATCGTATCAGCCGCACACATTATAAAAATCGCGCTGACAGAGGATGAAAAAATGATTAGCCCATGATTCTATCAGCAAAAAGCCTGAATTACCAAGCTTTTTGACGGATGACGGCTTCGTTTCCGGACGTTTAACTACGCTAAAATACGACACTTTGGGCATGATGCCCTCGTATTAAACGCAGCAAAGGCGGGATTTTACTCGCTTCGCCCTCCCCTTGGCAAAAAGGGGCCGACCTTATCAAAGGACACAGTCTATGCATGCTGAATACAAAGTTCCTGGCGGCAAGCTGGTCGTGATCGATCTGGATGTCAAAGACCATATGATCGAACAAGCACGATTGAGCGGCGACTTTTTTCTGGAACCCCCCGAAGCACTGGCCCTGATCAATCAGGCCCTGCAGGGCCTGTCCATCAACAGCAGTGCCGAAGAAATTGCGGCTCACGTTAGCCGCGCCCTGCCCAAAGACATTGAAATGTTCGGTCTGGACCCGCAAGCCATTGGCGTGGTCGTGCGGAGGGCCCTGGCATGATGAGCTGGAACGAGTTGCCTTGGGAGCTGGTCCATATGGAGCCGCAGCCCGCTGCCCTGCATATGGCACTGGACGAAATCATTACCCAGCAAGTCAGTGAAGGCACCCGCGCCCCCACCCTGCGTATCTGGGAATGGCAAGAGGCTGCCGTCGTGATTGGACGTTTCCAGTCCCTGCGCAATGAAATTGAAGCCGAGGCCGCAACCCGTCATGGTATTCGTGTGGTGCGTCGTATCAGTGGCGGTGGCGCCATGTTCATTGAGCCCGGCAATACCATTACGTATTCGCTTAGCGTGCCCAAGCAGTTTGTAACCGGTATGACGTTTCAGGAGTCCTACGAATTTCTGGATTCCTGGGTGATTGAAGCCCTGCGCGAAATTGGTATTGATGCCTGGTACCAACCCTTGAACGACATTACCAGCGCCGGTGGAAAAATTGGCGGTGCCGCACAAGCGCGCCGTGGCAATGCCGTCTTGCACCATGTGACCATGGCCTACGACATTGATGCCGACAAGATGCTGGAAGTCCTGCGTATCGGCAAGGAAAAACTCTCGGACAAAGGCACCACCAGCGCCAAGAAACGCGTGGACCCTATCCGCAGCCAAACCGGCATGAGCCGTGAAGCGGTTATTGAAGCGATGCTGAACGTGTTCCGCAAAAAGACGGCACTGAAAACCAGCACACTGGATACATCGACACTGGAACAGGCCGAAAAACTGGCACGCGACCGATTCCTGTCAAACGACTGGACACAACTGGTGCCCTGATCGCCTATTGGAGCAGCACAAGGGCGTGGCCTTAAAACCCGCCCATGCTGCCCAACCACAGCAAGCCAGGAATACTGGCACCCCACACAGCAACCAAACACACATCCATGACCTTGGCCTTGAAGGACAGCGGTTTGGTGAACGGGCTGGACGAGGCCGCGGAACGGACTGGGCCACGGAACCGGGGAGTGGCTTGAGGACGGTAATGACGGCTTGGACTGGACATGGCTAACTCCGTTTACTGTTTTCTTA encodes:
- a CDS encoding M48 family metallopeptidase; its protein translation is MLTLLFIIFLLADVLLRFYLGLRQIRHVYRHQNEVPAEFSERIGLHSHQRAARYTIARTRLGLSERLVEALVLLGFTLLGGLQWLDVTLGNWISHELLRQLTLIGAVLAIMGVVGLPFAWYRKFVLEARFGFNRMKPALFFADTAKTLVIVLILGTPLCAALLSLMDWAGPSWPWYGWGLWLVFNLLVLWLYPRVIAPIFNTFKPLEDASLRERINALAQRCGFQTNGLYVMDGSRRSAHGNAYFTGLGRQKRIVFFDTLLNKLQPEEVEAVLAHELGHFKHRHIQRRLLISVVTSLIFFLLAGWAWGKVGFYTGLGVIPQLGRPNDALALILFFMVVPTFTFWMGPLSALLSRRDEYQADSFAAQHSQAQDLISALLKLYNDNAATLTPDPMHSAFYDSHPNAIDRIRHLKSLA
- a CDS encoding NUDIX hydrolase, with amino-acid sequence MPELPAQAQQLDFLRSAFAQPIQWQVEPLFRSSFYPEFLPGSMNVRSAVCIGVMQRPEGPTVIFTRRAMHLHNHAGQISFPGGRIEASDLGPVEAALRETQEEIGIEPRFVRYLGQHPIFVTSTQFAMRPIIGELQEGFQVLPDSSEVAEVFEVPLSVLLDPQCHQLHHADLPDGAGRYYFSIPWGPYFIWGATAVLIRNLYHHLSAAWVQLSAGGDTRAKGL
- a CDS encoding lipoate--protein ligase family protein, which gives rise to MMSWNELPWELVHMEPQPAALHMALDEIITQQVSEGTRAPTLRIWEWQEAAVVIGRFQSLRNEIEAEAATRHGIRVVRRISGGGAMFIEPGNTITYSLSVPKQFVTGMTFQESYEFLDSWVIEALREIGIDAWYQPLNDITSAGGKIGGAAQARRGNAVLHHVTMAYDIDADKMLEVLRIGKEKLSDKGTTSAKKRVDPIRSQTGMSREAVIEAMLNVFRKKTALKTSTLDTSTLEQAEKLARDRFLSNDWTQLVP
- a CDS encoding lipoate protein ligase C-terminal domain-containing protein, which produces MHAEYKVPGGKLVVIDLDVKDHMIEQARLSGDFFLEPPEALALINQALQGLSINSSAEEIAAHVSRALPKDIEMFGLDPQAIGVVVRRALA
- the rsgA gene encoding ribosome small subunit-dependent GTPase A, with protein sequence MTSKYISGLVTAAHGRHYFVELPNGETIKCFPRGKKAGIAVGDQVDVLMQAKGEGSIEAVQERRNLLYRSDDFRTKQFAANIDQLLIVVAPEPVYSEDLLGRALVAAWSVDIEPVIILNKADLGTHLERARAKLAPIAALGVPILEMVALEPEQTREALAPWLANKRTLLLGQSGMGKSTLLNALVPDAGALTQEYSQALGAGRHTTTSTRLYHLPNSGDLIDSPGFQAFGLSHMTQEDIAHGFPDFRKAVESCRFYNCTHRHEPGCGVLAAIEAGSIHPERHALYQRLLAEHENKPRY
- the rplS gene encoding 50S ribosomal protein L19 produces the protein MDLIAILEQEEIQRLTGGKLPPEFGPGDTVVVNVNVVEGTRKRVQAYEGVVIGRRNRGLNSSFIVRKISSGEAVERTFQLYSPQIASIEVKRRGAVRRAKLYYLRDRSGKAARIKEKLVRRSGN
- the orn gene encoding oligoribonuclease, whose translation is MAVHTQRLVWLDMEMTGLDPDKERIIEVAVVVTEADLTLVAEGPVLVVHQSNKLLDGMDAWNKGTHGRSGLIDKVKASTLTEAQAEDQLLEFLKEHVPAGKSPLCGNTISQDRRFMYRYMPRLEAFFHYRNLDVSTLKELALRWKPEVVKSFVKQSRHEALADIYESIDELKHYREHFIRL